In Papaver somniferum cultivar HN1 chromosome 1, ASM357369v1, whole genome shotgun sequence, a genomic segment contains:
- the LOC113319820 gene encoding uncharacterized protein LOC113319820, with amino-acid sequence MKRGGEKSSNFGLKNPPMKIDFSSSSKKHKKPNLRNPLTDINSSSSSSSTSASTVSIEASSRGCLGFFLSNPSKPQLKNPKSVPISNPRLKNPPQNQEKSVSNKGVRGNLNQKLGCTNVKSSSLKSQSGLKKKKKLESEAMGVDKGEIFEKKLFNFSKLGLDETINVTPLNKFQSGSVLDMEIEENSVCKTLEKTPETITPPIQASVSPELQYGASSMVGGSTTGSCYAAGHVLSGVPDKRKCRPRGILTVGEELGFESFQLSSDENVSNSGKGRRVSLVPTPSGASMRWLLSPCKEEEDKMDNCSPNASAEFRRRMGPTPFQSLSSPSSDVCLKSNGSSKTSSVVKMDLSISPIELSKFEGFSDVSPSIFQVRPDVEHHLVSCFSPSSFADTTTITPSKRVEESSPLSVDSLDSHNAICTPESDSSSERQRFSWMQNVVDHRESRFEFDPLADVFRTKSLSPRGRRTSWDPADVLPLPGLNFKLHDTMMDPLLGVSSSSFIDSVDSQMRVSWREGLVSRIFDMDELDSCRWLSDEEVEVGLCGNKQLSSADFDCEVDMSLESLDGELVNITKSPEFVSEEPEIIGKSKLKSPQKLRSCAESMSTDGGGLIASGDSDWTQCYKNRLFQG; translated from the coding sequence ATGAAGAGAGGGGGAGAAAAAAGCAGCAATTTTGGGCTAAAAAATCCACCCATGAAGatcgatttttcatcttcatcaaagAAGCATAAGAAACCCAATCTCAGAAACCCATTAACAGACATTAattcctcatcttcttcatcttctacttcTGCTAGTACTGTTTCAATTGAAGCTTCGTCTAGGGgttgtttaggttttttcttatcaaatccttcaaaaccccaacttaaaaaccctaaatcagTACCAATTTCAAATCCCAGATTAAAGAACCCccctcaaaatcaagagaaatcggtgtCTAATAAAGGGGTCAGGGGGAATTTGAATCAGAAATTGGGTTGCACAAATGTGAAAAGTTCGAGCTTGAAATCACaatcgggtttgaaaaagaagaagaaattggagtCTGAGGCAATGGGGGTTGATAAAGGTgagatttttgaaaaaaaattatttaatttcagtaaattagggttagatgaaaccatAAATGTAACTCCTTTGAATAAATTTCAGTCCGGGTCTGTTTTAGATATGGAAATTGAAGAGAATTCAGTATGTAAAACATTAGAAAAAACTCCAGAAACTATAACACCACCAATTCAAGCTTCGGTGTCGCCGGAGCTTCAGTATGGAGCTTCTTCCATGGTTGGTGGTTCCACTACAGGGTCTTGTTATGCTGCTGGTCATGTTTTATCTGGTGTACCTGATAAGAGGAAATGTAGACCTAGAGGTATACTTACAGTAGGTGAAGAATTGGGGTTTGAGAGTTTTCAGTTGTCTAGTGATGAGAATGTGTCAAATTCGGGTAAGGGTCGTAGAGTGTCTTTGGTTCCGACGCCTAGTGGAGCGTCAATGAGGTGGTTGTTGTCGCCttgcaaagaggaagaagataaaATGGACAATTGTTCCCCGAATGCCTCAGCTGAATTTAGGAGGAGAATGGGTCCAACACCATTTCAATCACTTTCTTCGCCGTCTTCAGATGTTTGTTTGAAAAGTAATGGTAGTAGTAAAACTAGTTCCGTTGTTAAGATGGATTTGTCGATTTCACCAATTGAATTGTCTAAGTTTGAAGGATTTAGTGATGTTTCTCCATCGATTTTTCAAGTTAGACCTGATGTTGAGCATCATTTGGTTTCTTGTTTCTCACCGTCTTCGTTTGCTGATACTACTACTATTACACCTAGTAAAAGAGTAGAAGAGAGTTCTCCATTATCTGTAGACTCTTTGGATAGTCACAATGCAATTTGTACTCCGGAATCTGATTCAAGTTCGGAGAGACAGAGGTTTTCCTGGATGCAGAATGTTGTGGATCACCGTGAGTCTCGGTTTGAATTTGATCCATTGGCAGATGTTTTCCGAACGAAAAGTTTGTCTCCTAGGGGTAGGAGAACGAGTTGGGATCCAGCTGATGTTTTGCCACTCCCTGGGTTGAATTTTAAGCTTCATGATACTATGATGGATCCATTGTTAGGTGTCTCAAGTTCTAGTTTCATAGATTCAGTTGATTCCCAAATGAGAGTATCTTGGAGAGAAGGACTAGTTAGTCGGATATTCGATATGGATGAGTTGGATTCTTGTAGATGGTTATCAGATGAGGAGGTGGAAGTTGGTCTTTGTGGGAATAAACAGTTAAGTTCTGCAGATTTCGATTGTGAAGTTGATATGAGTCTTGAATCTCTTGATGGCGAGTTAGTTAACATTACTAAATCACCTGAATTTGTCTCTGAAGAACCTGAAATTATTGGAAAAAGCAAGCTAAAGTCTCCTCAGAAACTCAGATCTTGCGCAGAATCAATGAGCACAGACGGAGGAGGATTAATCGCTTCGGGGGATTCAGATTGGACTCAATGTTACAAAAACCGTCTGTTTCAAGGATAG